The Anas acuta chromosome 2, bAnaAcu1.1, whole genome shotgun sequence genome contains a region encoding:
- the FBXL7 gene encoding F-box/LRR-repeat protein 7 isoform X3, with product MRTLSTPSPALIFPPNTQGFQNGRGSSTSSSSVTGETVAMVHSPPPTRLTHPLIRLASKHQKEQANVDRLPDHSMIQIFSFLPTNQLCRCARVCRRWYNLAWDPRLWRTIRLTGETINVDRALKVLTRRLCQDTPNVCLMLETVIVSGCRRLTDRGLYTIAQCCPELRRLEVSGCYNISNEAVFDVVSLCPNLEHLDVSGCSKVTCISLTREASIKLSPLHGKQISIRYLDMTDCFVLEDEGLHTIAAHCTQLTHLYLRRCVRITDEGLRYLMIYCTSIKELSVSDCRFVSDFGMREIAKLESRLRYLSIAHCGRITDVGIRYIAKYCSKLRYLNARGCEGITDHGVEYLAKNCTKLKSLDIGKCPLVSDTGLEFLALNCFNLKRLSLKSCESITGQGLQIVAANCFDLQMLNVQDCDVSVDALRFVKRHCKRCIIEHTNPAFF from the exons ATGCGGACGCTCAGCACGCCCAGTCCAGCATTGATATTCCCACCGAATACCCAGGGTTTCCAGAATGGCCGGGGCTCGTCTACTTCGTCATCCTCAGTCACTGGGGAGACTGTTGCCATGGTCCACTCGCCGCCTCCCACCCGCCTCACTCATCCCCTCATCCGGCTGGCGTCCAAGCACCAGAAGGAGCAGGCCAACGTAGACCGGCTGCCCGATCACTCCATGATCCAGatcttctccttcctgcccaCCAACCAGCTGTGCCGCTGTGCCCGCGTGTGCCGCCGCTGGTACAATCTCGCCTGGGACCCACGGCTCTGGAGGACTATACGCCTGACCGGCGAGACGATCAACGTAGACAGGGCTCTTAAAGTGCTGACCCGGAGGCTTTGTCAGGATACACCCAACGTATGTCTCATGTTGGAGACGGTAATTGTTAGTGGCTGCAGGCGGCTCACAGACAGAGGACTCTACACCATTGCCCAGTGCTGCCCAGAACTGAGGAGGCTGGAGGTGTCCGGCTGTTACAACATCTCCAACGAGGCGGTCTTCGATGTCGTGTCACTGTGTCCGAACCTGGAACACCTGGATGTGTCAG GCTGCTCCAAGGTAACATGCATCAGCCTGACTCGCGAAGCCTCCATCAAGCTGTCTCCCTTGCACGGGAAGCAGATCTCCATCCGCTACCTGGACATGACGGACTGCTTTGTCCTGGAGGACGAAGGCCTGCACACCATCGCCGCGCACTGCACCCAGCTGACCCACCTCTACCTGCGCCGCTGCGTCCGCATCACCGACGAGGGTCTCCGCTACCTGATGATTTACTGCACGTCCATTAAGGAACTGAGCGTGAGCGACTGCCGCTTCGTCAGTGACTTCGGCATGCGGGAGATCGCCAAGCTGGAGTCGCGCCTGCGATACCTGAGCATCGCTCACTGCGGGCGGATCACCGACGTGGGCATCCGCTACATCGCCAAGTACTGCAGCAAGCTGCGCTACCTCAACGCGCGGGGCTGCGAGGGCATCACGGACCACGGCGTGGAGTACCTCGCCAAAAATTGCACAAAACTCAAATCGCTAGATATTGGCAAGTGCCCTCTGGTCTCAGACACCGGCCTGGAGTTTCTAGCCCTCAACTGCTTCAACCTGAAGCGCCTGAGTCTGAAATCATGTGAGAGCATCACTGGGCAAGGCCTGCAGATTGTGGCCGCCAACTGTTTTGACCTGCAGATGTTGAATGTGCAGGACTGCGATGTGTCTGTGGATGCTCTGCGATTTGTAAAACGACATTGCAAGCGCTGTATTATAGAGCACACCAACCCTGCCTTCTTCTGA
- the FBXL7 gene encoding F-box/LRR-repeat protein 7 isoform X2: MGAGNGKQYGSEDSDLSMRTLSTPSPALIFPPNTQGFQNGRGSSTSSSSVTGETVAMVHSPPPTRLTHPLIRLASKHQKEQANVDRLPDHSMIQIFSFLPTNQLCRCARVCRRWYNLAWDPRLWRTIRLTGETINVDRALKVLTRRLCQDTPNVCLMLETVIVSGCRRLTDRGLYTIAQCCPELRRLEVSGCYNISNEAVFDVVSLCPNLEHLDVSGCSKVTCISLTREASIKLSPLHGKQISIRYLDMTDCFVLEDEGLHTIAAHCTQLTHLYLRRCVRITDEGLRYLMIYCTSIKELSVSDCRFVSDFGMREIAKLESRLRYLSIAHCGRITDVGIRYIAKYCSKLRYLNARGCEGITDHGVEYLAKNCTKLKSLDIGKCPLVSDTGLEFLALNCFNLKRLSLKSCESITGQGLQIVAANCFDLQMLNVQDCDVSVDALRFVKRHCKRCIIEHTNPAFF, translated from the exons ACTCCGACCTGAGCATGCGGACGCTCAGCACGCCCAGTCCAGCATTGATATTCCCACCGAATACCCAGGGTTTCCAGAATGGCCGGGGCTCGTCTACTTCGTCATCCTCAGTCACTGGGGAGACTGTTGCCATGGTCCACTCGCCGCCTCCCACCCGCCTCACTCATCCCCTCATCCGGCTGGCGTCCAAGCACCAGAAGGAGCAGGCCAACGTAGACCGGCTGCCCGATCACTCCATGATCCAGatcttctccttcctgcccaCCAACCAGCTGTGCCGCTGTGCCCGCGTGTGCCGCCGCTGGTACAATCTCGCCTGGGACCCACGGCTCTGGAGGACTATACGCCTGACCGGCGAGACGATCAACGTAGACAGGGCTCTTAAAGTGCTGACCCGGAGGCTTTGTCAGGATACACCCAACGTATGTCTCATGTTGGAGACGGTAATTGTTAGTGGCTGCAGGCGGCTCACAGACAGAGGACTCTACACCATTGCCCAGTGCTGCCCAGAACTGAGGAGGCTGGAGGTGTCCGGCTGTTACAACATCTCCAACGAGGCGGTCTTCGATGTCGTGTCACTGTGTCCGAACCTGGAACACCTGGATGTGTCAG GCTGCTCCAAGGTAACATGCATCAGCCTGACTCGCGAAGCCTCCATCAAGCTGTCTCCCTTGCACGGGAAGCAGATCTCCATCCGCTACCTGGACATGACGGACTGCTTTGTCCTGGAGGACGAAGGCCTGCACACCATCGCCGCGCACTGCACCCAGCTGACCCACCTCTACCTGCGCCGCTGCGTCCGCATCACCGACGAGGGTCTCCGCTACCTGATGATTTACTGCACGTCCATTAAGGAACTGAGCGTGAGCGACTGCCGCTTCGTCAGTGACTTCGGCATGCGGGAGATCGCCAAGCTGGAGTCGCGCCTGCGATACCTGAGCATCGCTCACTGCGGGCGGATCACCGACGTGGGCATCCGCTACATCGCCAAGTACTGCAGCAAGCTGCGCTACCTCAACGCGCGGGGCTGCGAGGGCATCACGGACCACGGCGTGGAGTACCTCGCCAAAAATTGCACAAAACTCAAATCGCTAGATATTGGCAAGTGCCCTCTGGTCTCAGACACCGGCCTGGAGTTTCTAGCCCTCAACTGCTTCAACCTGAAGCGCCTGAGTCTGAAATCATGTGAGAGCATCACTGGGCAAGGCCTGCAGATTGTGGCCGCCAACTGTTTTGACCTGCAGATGTTGAATGTGCAGGACTGCGATGTGTCTGTGGATGCTCTGCGATTTGTAAAACGACATTGCAAGCGCTGTATTATAGAGCACACCAACCCTGCCTTCTTCTGA
- the FBXL7 gene encoding F-box/LRR-repeat protein 7 isoform X1 has product MGAGNGKQYGSEGKGSSSISSDVSSSTDHTPTKAQKNAATSEDSDLSMRTLSTPSPALIFPPNTQGFQNGRGSSTSSSSVTGETVAMVHSPPPTRLTHPLIRLASKHQKEQANVDRLPDHSMIQIFSFLPTNQLCRCARVCRRWYNLAWDPRLWRTIRLTGETINVDRALKVLTRRLCQDTPNVCLMLETVIVSGCRRLTDRGLYTIAQCCPELRRLEVSGCYNISNEAVFDVVSLCPNLEHLDVSGCSKVTCISLTREASIKLSPLHGKQISIRYLDMTDCFVLEDEGLHTIAAHCTQLTHLYLRRCVRITDEGLRYLMIYCTSIKELSVSDCRFVSDFGMREIAKLESRLRYLSIAHCGRITDVGIRYIAKYCSKLRYLNARGCEGITDHGVEYLAKNCTKLKSLDIGKCPLVSDTGLEFLALNCFNLKRLSLKSCESITGQGLQIVAANCFDLQMLNVQDCDVSVDALRFVKRHCKRCIIEHTNPAFF; this is encoded by the exons ACTCCGACCTGAGCATGCGGACGCTCAGCACGCCCAGTCCAGCATTGATATTCCCACCGAATACCCAGGGTTTCCAGAATGGCCGGGGCTCGTCTACTTCGTCATCCTCAGTCACTGGGGAGACTGTTGCCATGGTCCACTCGCCGCCTCCCACCCGCCTCACTCATCCCCTCATCCGGCTGGCGTCCAAGCACCAGAAGGAGCAGGCCAACGTAGACCGGCTGCCCGATCACTCCATGATCCAGatcttctccttcctgcccaCCAACCAGCTGTGCCGCTGTGCCCGCGTGTGCCGCCGCTGGTACAATCTCGCCTGGGACCCACGGCTCTGGAGGACTATACGCCTGACCGGCGAGACGATCAACGTAGACAGGGCTCTTAAAGTGCTGACCCGGAGGCTTTGTCAGGATACACCCAACGTATGTCTCATGTTGGAGACGGTAATTGTTAGTGGCTGCAGGCGGCTCACAGACAGAGGACTCTACACCATTGCCCAGTGCTGCCCAGAACTGAGGAGGCTGGAGGTGTCCGGCTGTTACAACATCTCCAACGAGGCGGTCTTCGATGTCGTGTCACTGTGTCCGAACCTGGAACACCTGGATGTGTCAG GCTGCTCCAAGGTAACATGCATCAGCCTGACTCGCGAAGCCTCCATCAAGCTGTCTCCCTTGCACGGGAAGCAGATCTCCATCCGCTACCTGGACATGACGGACTGCTTTGTCCTGGAGGACGAAGGCCTGCACACCATCGCCGCGCACTGCACCCAGCTGACCCACCTCTACCTGCGCCGCTGCGTCCGCATCACCGACGAGGGTCTCCGCTACCTGATGATTTACTGCACGTCCATTAAGGAACTGAGCGTGAGCGACTGCCGCTTCGTCAGTGACTTCGGCATGCGGGAGATCGCCAAGCTGGAGTCGCGCCTGCGATACCTGAGCATCGCTCACTGCGGGCGGATCACCGACGTGGGCATCCGCTACATCGCCAAGTACTGCAGCAAGCTGCGCTACCTCAACGCGCGGGGCTGCGAGGGCATCACGGACCACGGCGTGGAGTACCTCGCCAAAAATTGCACAAAACTCAAATCGCTAGATATTGGCAAGTGCCCTCTGGTCTCAGACACCGGCCTGGAGTTTCTAGCCCTCAACTGCTTCAACCTGAAGCGCCTGAGTCTGAAATCATGTGAGAGCATCACTGGGCAAGGCCTGCAGATTGTGGCCGCCAACTGTTTTGACCTGCAGATGTTGAATGTGCAGGACTGCGATGTGTCTGTGGATGCTCTGCGATTTGTAAAACGACATTGCAAGCGCTGTATTATAGAGCACACCAACCCTGCCTTCTTCTGA